A window of Dissulfurirhabdus thermomarina contains these coding sequences:
- a CDS encoding cytochrome C gives MAQAMAAAAVLQDADCVKCHDEQPATVAAKGEKHRAVGCRGCHREHPPKGEDTIPECSRCHKGKAHFELKGCLSCHRDPHKPLDITFGDNVTEACVTCHAKEGATLHGNKSAHSEQACSFCHEKHGQIPECFKCHEAHVEGQQVKDCLGCHPAHSPLVIRYPNETPTAYCAPCHEEEAELLKNTKTKHGQFTCAFCHRGVHPVVPQCETCHGKPHPPAQHKMIPRCLDCHMDPHNLVK, from the coding sequence GTGGCGCAGGCCATGGCCGCCGCGGCGGTCCTCCAGGATGCCGACTGCGTGAAATGCCACGACGAGCAGCCGGCCACGGTGGCGGCCAAGGGTGAAAAGCACCGGGCGGTGGGGTGCCGGGGCTGTCACCGGGAGCATCCTCCGAAGGGGGAGGACACCATCCCCGAGTGTTCCCGGTGCCACAAGGGGAAGGCCCACTTCGAACTCAAGGGGTGCCTTTCCTGCCACCGGGATCCGCACAAGCCCCTCGACATCACCTTCGGCGACAACGTCACCGAGGCCTGCGTGACCTGCCACGCCAAGGAGGGGGCGACGCTCCACGGGAACAAGAGCGCCCACAGCGAGCAGGCCTGCAGCTTCTGCCACGAGAAGCACGGCCAGATCCCGGAGTGTTTCAAGTGCCACGAGGCCCACGTGGAGGGGCAGCAGGTCAAGGACTGCCTCGGCTGCCACCCGGCGCACTCGCCCCTGGTGATCCGCTATCCCAACGAGACGCCCACCGCCTACTGCGCGCCGTGCCACGAGGAAGAGGCCGAGCTGCTGAAGAACACCAAGACCAAGCACGGCCAGTTCACCTGCGCCTTCTGCCACCGGGGGGTCCACCCGGTGGTGCCGCAGTGCGAGACCTGCCACGGGAAGCCCCATCCCCCCGCGCAGCACAAGATGATCCCGCGGTGCCTCGACTGCCACATGGACCCGCACAACCTGGTCAAGTAA
- a CDS encoding NHL repeat-containing protein: MKHAAMAKFMTVLMMILSAPPALAGGVTVKAVAELKVDDSGAPIGFPGGVAYAPDTGETYVLSASRGRVVVYDRNFFPRVSVGAGRGLDHVSGFALGPDGRLYVAQGPAGPGTPARIAVLDAAFFPVREIPLRDLPDAASFLPEHLAVARDGRLYVAGQNSVGVLVLSPEGRLLHRLTPRDTPPGSGERPVLVRDVAIDGASRLYLLSEETSKVYVYDAKEEFLFSFGQKGGSSGKMSRPRGLALDEARGRIYVVDYMRHTVLAYDLSGRYLFEFGGKGWGPGWFNFPTDVAVDDEGRVLVADLFNHRVQVLEVHPPAEPAAGATSPAPKGAEEEKANFQAVPSR, encoded by the coding sequence GTGAAGCATGCAGCGATGGCCAAGTTCATGACGGTTTTGATGATGATCCTCTCCGCCCCCCCCGCCCTGGCCGGCGGCGTGACAGTGAAGGCCGTGGCCGAGCTGAAGGTGGACGACTCGGGCGCGCCCATCGGCTTCCCCGGGGGCGTGGCCTACGCCCCGGACACGGGGGAAACCTACGTCCTCAGCGCCAGCCGGGGCCGGGTCGTGGTCTACGACCGGAACTTCTTCCCGCGGGTCTCCGTGGGGGCCGGCCGGGGCCTCGACCACGTCTCCGGCTTCGCCCTGGGGCCCGACGGGCGGCTCTACGTGGCCCAGGGACCGGCGGGACCCGGGACCCCGGCACGGATCGCCGTCCTGGACGCCGCCTTCTTCCCGGTGCGGGAAATCCCCCTCCGGGATCTCCCCGACGCCGCCTCCTTCCTGCCGGAGCACCTCGCCGTGGCCAGGGACGGCCGCCTCTACGTGGCCGGTCAGAACAGCGTCGGCGTCCTGGTCCTGTCGCCGGAGGGCCGCCTGCTCCACCGGCTGACCCCCAGGGACACCCCGCCGGGCAGCGGCGAGCGGCCCGTCCTGGTGCGCGACGTGGCCATCGACGGCGCCAGCCGCCTCTACCTCCTCAGCGAGGAGACCAGCAAGGTCTACGTGTACGACGCGAAGGAGGAATTCCTCTTCTCGTTCGGCCAGAAGGGCGGCTCCTCCGGCAAGATGAGCCGCCCCAGGGGCCTCGCCCTGGATGAGGCCCGGGGCCGGATCTACGTGGTGGACTACATGCGCCACACGGTCCTCGCCTACGACCTCTCCGGCCGCTACCTCTTCGAGTTCGGCGGCAAGGGCTGGGGACCCGGGTGGTTCAACTTCCCCACGGACGTGGCGGTGGACGATGAAGGCCGCGTCCTGGTGGCGGACCTCTTCAACCACCGCGTCCAGGTCCTGGAGGTCCACCCCCCGGCCGAGCCGGCCGCCGGCGCCACCTCGCCCGCCCCCAAGGGGGCCGAGGAGGAAAAGGCGAACTTCCAGGCGGTCCCCTCCCGGTAG
- a CDS encoding cytochrome c3 family protein — translation MRSSRIELFGAAVLFGAFLAFSVLGAPGVAVAKVQGQCAQCHTMHNSQNGQSIVSTPNGALIATENGCIGCHTGTNTGANNIPYILSTSTPNYGATGTTGDTLAGGNFYFVATAGNATDAAGHNVAGLAASDAQLGLTPPGGQALLSQLTCAGVNGCHGDRTKADDFTAVSGAHHGDDSVLDGSTVAQSYRFLLGVTGIEDSDWEYQPTVTAHNQYNGYDRAQEADVDNSTISALCAKCHGDFHSGAGDLGPSDDGSMQSAWIRHPTDFDMGNVKNKEYGAYNGGNSTAAPYSVVAPVGSDLDTVPGVQQTVFDEADDAIVMCLSCHRAHATPYADALRWDYSAMVAGSGAGNVGCFICHTTKD, via the coding sequence ATGAGGAGTTCGAGAATCGAGTTGTTCGGAGCGGCGGTGCTCTTCGGGGCGTTTCTGGCGTTCTCCGTCCTGGGTGCCCCCGGGGTCGCCGTGGCCAAGGTCCAGGGGCAGTGCGCCCAGTGTCACACCATGCACAACAGCCAGAACGGCCAGAGCATCGTGAGTACCCCCAACGGGGCCCTGATCGCCACGGAAAACGGCTGCATCGGCTGCCATACCGGCACCAACACCGGCGCCAACAACATCCCCTACATCCTGTCCACCTCTACGCCCAACTACGGCGCGACCGGCACCACGGGTGACACCCTGGCGGGCGGCAATTTCTACTTCGTGGCCACCGCCGGAAACGCCACCGACGCCGCCGGGCACAACGTGGCGGGGCTGGCGGCTTCCGATGCCCAGCTGGGACTGACCCCGCCGGGCGGGCAGGCCCTTTTGAGCCAGCTCACCTGCGCCGGCGTCAACGGCTGCCACGGCGACCGCACGAAGGCCGACGATTTCACCGCCGTCTCCGGCGCCCACCACGGCGACGACAGCGTGCTCGACGGTTCCACCGTGGCCCAGAGCTACCGCTTCCTGCTCGGCGTCACCGGCATCGAGGACTCGGACTGGGAGTACCAGCCCACGGTGACGGCCCACAACCAGTACAACGGGTATGACCGCGCCCAGGAGGCCGACGTCGACAACTCCACCATCAGCGCCCTCTGCGCCAAGTGTCACGGCGATTTCCACAGCGGCGCCGGCGACCTCGGGCCTTCCGACGACGGGAGCATGCAGTCCGCCTGGATCCGCCATCCCACCGACTTCGACATGGGGAACGTGAAGAACAAGGAGTACGGCGCCTACAACGGCGGCAACAGCACCGCGGCGCCCTACAGCGTGGTGGCCCCGGTGGGGAGCGACCTCGACACGGTGCCCGGCGTGCAGCAGACGGTCTTCGACGAGGCGGACGATGCCATCGTGATGTGCCTGTCGTGCCACCGGGCCCACGCCACCCCCTACGCGGATGCCCTGCGGTGGGACTACAGCGCCATGGTGGCGGGCAGCGGCGCGGGTAACGTCGGCTGCTTCATCTGCCACACCACCAAGGACTAA